In Candidatus Bathyarchaeota archaeon, the following proteins share a genomic window:
- a CDS encoding elongation factor EF-2, translated as MGRYRQIEDIVKLMTQTERIRNTSIIAHVDHGKTTLSDSLLAAAGIISEQVAGQKLFLDSWELEQKRQMTVFASNISLVHTYKGVDYLINLIDTPGHIDFSGNVTRSLRAVDGALVVVDAVEGPMTQTETVLMQALRERVKPILFINKVDRLIRELKLSPEEIQKRFARIITRINTIIEKYAPPEHKKDWQVKVEDGRVAFGSALHKWGLNLPHMRAKGVTFKEIIEAYSGEPEDVGRKVDALSKRIPVYEPILDMFCEHLPSPKDAQPYRQSQIWPGDVNSPVGKAMAKVDPNGPLLMCVTFIEVDPHSGVVAIGRVFSGTVEKGKVVRLITSRQKGTIQQVYMSMATDRVIVERIPAGNIAALSGLPSIHVGETLAEEGVETAPFEALKYVSDPVVTVAVEPENVKDLPLFDKVIHKITLEDPNLHFKIDKESGQYLLSGMGELHLEVTAYRMQEAGLKVKMSKPIVIYRETITRDYKGPPVMGKSPNKHNRLWVTVEKLPEEVIEAIKTGKINEMQTRDERQKILMKEYGWPAEDARNVVAIEGTNILVNRIKGRQYVEEVLDHIKSGFRDAVTTGVLAKEPMYGLKVNLEDVLIHEDPVHRGPAQILPMTWRPIWGAFLLSEPKLLEPILSFECKVPNDFVSPVISLLQKRRGRILDMVNEEDMVIVKAELPVAESFGIADELRSSTQGRAFWATQFSRWAPVPESMQADVIRQIRERKGLPPTPPKPEEFCEEE; from the coding sequence ATGGGACGTTATAGGCAGATAGAAGACATAGTTAAACTAATGACACAAACCGAGCGAATAAGAAACACAAGCATCATTGCCCACGTAGATCATGGGAAGACAACTCTTTCAGACAGCCTTCTGGCGGCAGCCGGCATCATAAGCGAGCAAGTTGCCGGCCAAAAGCTTTTCCTTGACTCTTGGGAGCTTGAACAGAAAAGGCAGATGACCGTTTTCGCCTCCAACATAAGCCTAGTCCACACCTACAAGGGCGTCGACTATCTCATAAACCTCATTGACACGCCGGGACACATAGACTTCAGCGGAAACGTCACCAGAAGCCTAAGAGCTGTTGACGGTGCCCTCGTGGTTGTTGACGCCGTAGAAGGTCCCATGACTCAGACCGAAACGGTTTTGATGCAAGCCCTCCGCGAGAGGGTTAAGCCCATTCTATTCATCAACAAAGTTGACCGCTTGATTCGAGAGTTGAAGCTTTCCCCAGAAGAAATACAGAAGAGATTTGCAAGGATAATTACGCGAATAAACACCATCATCGAGAAATATGCACCTCCAGAACACAAGAAAGATTGGCAAGTTAAAGTTGAGGACGGCCGGGTTGCCTTCGGCTCGGCACTTCACAAATGGGGCTTAAATCTGCCACACATGAGAGCTAAAGGTGTAACTTTCAAGGAGATTATTGAGGCCTACTCTGGTGAGCCAGAGGATGTTGGCCGTAAGGTTGACGCTCTTAGTAAACGCATACCCGTCTATGAACCAATTTTAGACATGTTCTGTGAGCATCTCCCAAGCCCGAAGGATGCCCAACCTTATAGGCAAAGCCAAATCTGGCCAGGCGATGTTAACAGCCCCGTTGGAAAGGCCATGGCCAAGGTTGATCCAAACGGGCCTCTCCTAATGTGTGTAACGTTTATTGAAGTTGACCCCCACAGCGGTGTTGTCGCCATTGGAAGGGTTTTCAGCGGCACTGTAGAAAAGGGGAAAGTTGTCCGCCTTATAACAAGCCGACAGAAAGGCACAATACAGCAGGTTTACATGAGCATGGCTACCGACAGAGTTATCGTCGAGCGGATTCCAGCGGGCAACATTGCCGCTTTGTCAGGCTTACCCTCCATACACGTTGGTGAAACCCTAGCCGAGGAAGGTGTTGAAACCGCACCTTTCGAAGCGCTGAAATATGTTTCAGATCCCGTTGTCACGGTGGCTGTCGAGCCGGAAAACGTTAAGGACCTTCCACTCTTTGACAAAGTTATTCATAAGATTACGCTTGAAGATCCAAACCTCCACTTTAAAATAGACAAGGAAAGCGGTCAGTATTTGCTGAGCGGAATGGGCGAACTACACCTAGAAGTTACAGCTTACCGAATGCAGGAAGCTGGTTTGAAGGTCAAAATGAGCAAGCCTATAGTTATTTACCGTGAAACCATAACCCGCGACTATAAAGGCCCGCCTGTTATGGGTAAAAGTCCAAACAAGCATAACAGGCTTTGGGTAACCGTTGAAAAGCTTCCAGAAGAAGTCATAGAAGCCATTAAAACCGGAAAGATTAATGAGATGCAAACCCGCGACGAACGCCAGAAAATCCTAATGAAAGAGTATGGTTGGCCTGCTGAAGACGCCCGCAACGTGGTTGCTATAGAGGGCACAAACATCCTAGTCAATAGAATTAAGGGAAGACAATATGTTGAAGAAGTTTTAGACCACATTAAGTCAGGGTTCCGCGACGCTGTCACCACAGGAGTTTTAGCCAAAGAACCCATGTACGGGCTTAAAGTAAACCTTGAAGACGTTCTCATTCATGAGGATCCGGTGCACCGCGGCCCAGCCCAAATCTTGCCGATGACTTGGCGTCCTATCTGGGGCGCTTTCCTTTTAAGTGAGCCGAAGCTTTTAGAACCCATCCTAAGCTTTGAATGCAAAGTGCCGAACGACTTTGTCAGCCCAGTAATATCGCTGTTACAAAAGCGAAGGGGCAGAATCCTCGATATGGTAAACGAGGAAGACATGGTCATAGTTAAGGCTGAACTTCCAGTAGCTGAATCATTCGGAATAGCTGACGAGCTTCGCTCCTCAACGCAAGGCCGCGCCTTCTGGGCAACCCAATTTAGCCGATGGGCTCCAGTGCCGGAATCCATGCAGGCAGATGTGATAAGACAGATTCGTGAACGTAAAGGCTTACCGCCTACACCACCGAAGCCGGAAGAGTTCTGCGAAGAAGAATAA
- a CDS encoding serine/threonine protein kinase — protein MKMKAENSRVPLEKLIEEPYATIICYPKPSKIELQKRIKELKKLGIITLEFNGEKQVLNLHVLGKGCVGLVIKAYKANDEPLALKVRRVDADRIMMQHEAEMLRAANSVDVGPKLLDVSKNYLVMQFVEGDLLPNWLEKCRSKIRLRKVLREILEQCWRLDKAGLDHGELSHAPKHIIVDAQYTPVIVDFETASLNRKPANVTSITQFLFISGVVAEKINQKLGRKDKKTIIETLRQYKVQRSRQAFEEVLKVCGL, from the coding sequence ATGAAAATGAAGGCTGAAAACTCACGGGTGCCTCTTGAAAAGCTTATAGAAGAGCCATATGCCACCATAATTTGTTATCCAAAGCCGAGCAAGATTGAACTGCAAAAACGCATAAAAGAACTTAAAAAACTCGGCATCATCACCCTAGAATTCAATGGCGAAAAACAAGTTTTAAACCTACACGTTTTGGGCAAAGGATGCGTGGGCCTCGTGATAAAAGCCTACAAGGCGAATGATGAGCCTCTCGCCCTAAAAGTCAGGCGAGTGGACGCTGACCGTATAATGATGCAGCATGAAGCCGAAATGCTTAGAGCGGCTAATTCCGTTGATGTTGGACCAAAGCTTTTGGATGTCAGCAAAAATTATCTTGTAATGCAATTCGTTGAGGGTGACTTGCTGCCCAACTGGTTGGAGAAATGTCGAAGCAAGATACGATTAAGGAAGGTTTTGAGGGAAATCTTGGAACAATGTTGGCGCCTTGACAAAGCCGGTTTAGACCATGGCGAGTTAAGCCACGCCCCAAAACACATAATCGTGGACGCCCAATACACGCCGGTCATAGTGGACTTCGAAACGGCAAGTCTAAACCGTAAGCCAGCCAACGTTACCTCTATTACACAATTTCTCTTTATAAGCGGTGTAGTGGCTGAAAAAATAAACCAGAAACTTGGGAGAAAAGATAAAAAAACCATAATAGAGACTTTAAGACAGTACAAGGTTCAGAGGAGTCGCCAAGCCTTCGAGGAAGTCTTGAAAGTCTGCGGCCTCTAA
- a CDS encoding elongation factor EF-2, with product MPRFKQTSEVLKLMHKKEDIRNIGIIAHIDHGKTTMTDSLLAKAGLLSPKIAGEARALDYLEEEQKRGITIKTANISLLHEIAGHPYLINLVDTPGHVDFTGKVTRALRAIDGVVVVVDAVEEVMAQTETVTRQALEERTRPVLFINKVDRLVNELKLTPGEIQDKFLRIIRDFNSLIEIYAEPEFKDKWKVDPQKETVAFGSALHKWGFTVKIAQEKGVKFSDIIDAYNKGERQKLAKLIPLHNAILDMIVKNIPNPIEAQKYRLPKIWKGNVNSEIGQAMLNCDDNGPTVMCITMVQTDPNAGLVATGRLFCGTIRQDDHVYLVDARRDYKIQQVSIYMGAFREVVDKVTAGNIAALLGLDLARAGETLVDITHKDVMVPFERIRYVSEPVITIAVEPKNPKDLPRLIDAMNRLSIEDPNLATSVNMETGEYLLSGMGELHLEIAVKFLRDYGGGLEIITSKPIVIYREGILEKGAVVMAESPNKHNKFWVQVEPLEEKAITLMEKNEITEGIDGKQIENTLFKEANWPIEEAENVWAIDKHRNILLNMAKDMQHLHEIREMIIDGFKWACKAGPLCEEPMRGVKVKLIDAELHEDPVHRGPAQILPAIRKAMLGSFLTARPVLLEPVYRITVSVPAQWVGKCIEIITRKRGKVLASEQRGVLTLINGIIPVAETFGLSAEMRSATSGHAFWQCSFNNWERVPENIAAEVIRQIRERKGLPPEKPSPDIFMNEE from the coding sequence TTGCCGAGATTTAAACAAACCAGTGAAGTACTCAAACTGATGCATAAGAAAGAGGACATACGTAACATTGGTATAATAGCCCATATAGACCATGGCAAAACAACCATGACGGACTCGCTTTTGGCGAAGGCTGGTTTACTTTCGCCTAAAATAGCCGGTGAGGCACGGGCCTTAGATTATTTGGAAGAGGAGCAGAAACGCGGGATCACCATTAAAACTGCAAACATTTCACTTTTACATGAAATCGCTGGACATCCATACCTCATAAATCTTGTTGACACGCCGGGACACGTGGACTTCACGGGTAAAGTAACCAGGGCCCTAAGGGCCATTGACGGCGTTGTGGTTGTTGTTGATGCCGTAGAAGAGGTTATGGCTCAAACAGAAACCGTAACACGGCAAGCCCTAGAAGAAAGAACCCGCCCGGTACTTTTCATAAACAAAGTTGACCGTTTAGTTAATGAGTTGAAGCTTACACCCGGCGAAATCCAAGACAAGTTTTTGCGAATAATCCGCGACTTTAACAGTTTAATAGAAATTTACGCCGAACCAGAGTTTAAGGACAAATGGAAAGTAGACCCTCAAAAAGAGACTGTGGCTTTCGGCTCAGCGCTTCACAAATGGGGCTTCACAGTAAAGATCGCCCAAGAAAAGGGTGTAAAGTTCAGCGATATAATAGACGCCTACAATAAGGGTGAACGGCAAAAACTTGCAAAGCTTATACCGTTACATAATGCCATCTTAGACATGATTGTGAAAAACATTCCAAACCCCATTGAAGCCCAGAAGTATAGACTGCCAAAAATATGGAAGGGTAATGTAAACTCTGAGATTGGGCAAGCTATGCTTAACTGTGATGACAATGGACCAACGGTTATGTGCATCACGATGGTTCAGACGGATCCCAATGCGGGGCTTGTGGCAACTGGAAGACTTTTCTGCGGCACCATTAGGCAGGATGACCATGTCTATCTTGTAGATGCTCGAAGGGATTACAAAATCCAGCAAGTTTCCATATACATGGGGGCCTTCCGAGAAGTTGTGGACAAAGTGACAGCCGGCAACATCGCAGCCCTTTTGGGATTAGATTTAGCTAGGGCTGGCGAAACTCTTGTGGATATAACCCACAAAGACGTTATGGTGCCATTTGAACGTATCAGATACGTTTCGGAGCCGGTCATAACCATAGCTGTCGAACCAAAAAATCCGAAAGACCTGCCACGCCTTATAGACGCCATGAACAGGCTTTCCATAGAAGACCCCAATCTTGCTACGTCCGTGAACATGGAAACTGGTGAATATTTGCTGAGCGGAATGGGCGAACTACACCTAGAAATTGCCGTGAAGTTTCTGCGAGACTACGGCGGAGGCTTAGAGATCATAACATCAAAACCCATAGTTATTTACCGTGAGGGCATTTTAGAAAAGGGTGCTGTAGTCATGGCTGAAAGCCCAAATAAACACAACAAGTTCTGGGTTCAAGTTGAACCATTAGAGGAAAAGGCCATAACTCTCATGGAGAAGAACGAAATCACTGAAGGAATTGACGGAAAACAGATTGAAAACACACTTTTTAAAGAGGCTAACTGGCCAATTGAAGAAGCTGAGAATGTTTGGGCAATAGACAAACACCGCAACATATTATTAAACATGGCTAAGGACATGCAACACCTACACGAAATAAGGGAAATGATCATAGACGGCTTCAAGTGGGCGTGTAAGGCTGGGCCGTTATGTGAAGAACCCATGCGCGGAGTGAAAGTTAAGCTCATAGACGCAGAGCTTCATGAGGATCCGGTGCACCGCGGCCCAGCCCAAATCTTGCCGGCCATACGTAAGGCAATGTTAGGCTCGTTTTTAACGGCTAGACCAGTACTTCTGGAGCCGGTGTACCGCATTACGGTTTCGGTTCCAGCCCAATGGGTTGGCAAATGCATAGAAATCATAACCAGAAAAAGAGGCAAAGTTTTAGCTTCCGAGCAAAGGGGTGTCTTAACATTGATTAACGGGATTATACCAGTTGCGGAAACCTTTGGTTTATCGGCTGAAATGCGTTCAGCCACGTCTGGACATGCTTTTTGGCAATGCTCTTTCAACAATTGGGAAAGAGTTCCAGAAAACATAGCCGCAGAGGTTATTAGGCAAATCCGCGAACGCAAAGGCTTACCGCCGGAAAAACCAAGTCCGGACATTTTTATGAACGAAGAGTGA
- a CDS encoding thioredoxin family protein, with product MEGFSVNVPELKVFTLPTCSSCHAAKQIVFEVARKLGLAYREVDMNTKEGLEEGLAHQIMSAPSIALNDEVIVAGRLISKEKLEEEVQKRLAKWRARASLENPSSISES from the coding sequence ATGGAAGGCTTCAGCGTTAATGTTCCCGAATTAAAAGTTTTCACTTTACCGACGTGCTCAAGCTGTCATGCTGCTAAGCAGATTGTGTTTGAGGTTGCCCGAAAACTCGGCTTAGCTTACCGAGAGGTGGATATGAACACCAAGGAGGGTCTAGAAGAAGGATTAGCTCACCAAATTATGAGTGCTCCAAGCATAGCCTTAAACGATGAGGTCATCGTTGCTGGGCGTTTAATTTCAAAAGAAAAGCTTGAAGAAGAAGTGCAGAAAAGACTGGCGAAGTGGCGCGCTAGGGCCTCTTTAGAGAATCCTTCCTCAATCTCTGAGAGCTGA
- a CDS encoding tRNA(Met) cytidine acetyltransferase, protein MSAEDRLTVERSIIEMMREAFKASHRRLLVVCGEEALNVMAYVVLKHQTLRGENSERVVFVSHGGNDGMAIYNGLIEKLREMGCPATHLKHCTYEGTHKIMGTTNDLLILDMSEGARPNDIGRLVETVRGGGLVILYNLDLRAEKPWSTSIHKKLASPPYTEDDLRNRFEKFFVRKILEHPCTWILENWKIVKGELLNPPKTVREKPMPPKRSRIPQTIFKFTLTREQMEALEAFEFLDIKKKGLIILISNRGRGKSALLGLGAASLLSLGFKRVIVTAPACEEVQTVFEMAERALLSMGERTKCERANDLIYKLTCKKSILEFVPPYRTIGEVADAVLVDEAGGIHVSLLFRVAEKFPKTVFASTVHGYEGAGRGFSIRFLKSIEKLEDVKPYMIELREPIRYAPEDPVEKWLYDALLLNAEPAELEGEQINLEECKYEKPNLDFWFEKDEERLRQFIGIYALAHYRNRPDDLLILGDAPHHSARALLSGSGKVLAALHVNEEGRMSDELLEQVLKGKPPSGHLIPSCIVKYNPQHVAFSKLRGLRVVRVAVHPELMRRGLGSLALKRLCEEAEREGFDWVGASFGANAELIDFWLKNGFVPVHISPMRNVASGEFSIIVVKPLNINVQNIVKEIHREFKLRLLDALPDTYFNLDPQVAARLLKGQNWASREPFQLSKSQLGRLLQYSEGNLAYEGACDAVKHLLKVHFMSSGEARLNLEVDVEAKLVARCLQARSWGHVTRAFKTTSANLKAEVRSYIAKMIAFYNI, encoded by the coding sequence GTGAGCGCTGAAGACAGGCTGACCGTTGAGCGTTCAATAATAGAAATGATGAGGGAGGCCTTTAAAGCCTCTCATAGAAGGCTCCTTGTTGTTTGTGGAGAAGAGGCTCTAAATGTTATGGCTTATGTGGTTTTGAAGCATCAAACACTCAGAGGCGAAAATAGTGAAAGAGTTGTTTTTGTAAGTCACGGCGGAAACGACGGGATGGCAATCTACAATGGATTAATTGAAAAACTTAGAGAGATGGGGTGCCCGGCAACCCATCTTAAACACTGTACATATGAAGGTACTCACAAAATTATGGGAACTACCAATGACCTATTAATTCTCGATATGTCTGAAGGCGCAAGGCCCAACGACATCGGAAGACTTGTAGAAACCGTTAGAGGCGGAGGATTAGTAATACTATATAACCTTGACTTGAGGGCGGAGAAGCCTTGGAGCACAAGCATCCACAAAAAGCTTGCTTCCCCACCTTACACTGAAGACGACTTAAGGAACAGATTTGAAAAGTTTTTTGTGAGGAAGATTCTTGAACACCCATGTACATGGATCCTTGAAAACTGGAAAATTGTTAAGGGAGAACTCCTAAACCCGCCAAAAACTGTTAGAGAAAAACCTATGCCGCCCAAGAGAAGCAGGATCCCCCAAACGATTTTCAAGTTTACCCTAACCCGAGAGCAAATGGAAGCCCTAGAAGCCTTCGAGTTTCTCGACATTAAAAAGAAAGGCTTAATCATTTTAATTTCTAACCGTGGAAGGGGGAAATCAGCCCTTCTAGGACTTGGAGCAGCATCACTTCTTTCTTTAGGCTTTAAGAGGGTGATTGTCACCGCTCCGGCATGTGAAGAAGTTCAAACAGTTTTTGAAATGGCTGAGCGGGCTCTCTTGTCTATGGGCGAGAGAACTAAATGCGAACGCGCAAACGACTTGATTTACAAGCTTACATGCAAGAAGAGCATCTTAGAGTTTGTACCACCTTATAGAACTATTGGCGAAGTCGCCGACGCCGTTCTTGTAGATGAGGCTGGCGGAATCCACGTTTCCCTGTTGTTTAGAGTCGCTGAAAAATTTCCGAAAACAGTTTTCGCTTCCACAGTGCACGGCTATGAGGGTGCCGGAAGAGGTTTCTCCATAAGGTTTTTGAAATCTATTGAGAAGCTTGAAGATGTTAAACCTTACATGATCGAACTTAGGGAGCCTATAAGATATGCGCCCGAAGATCCCGTTGAAAAGTGGCTTTACGACGCTTTGCTATTGAACGCTGAGCCAGCTGAACTTGAAGGCGAACAAATCAACCTTGAAGAATGCAAATATGAAAAGCCAAATCTAGACTTTTGGTTCGAAAAGGATGAGGAGAGGCTCCGCCAGTTTATAGGCATATATGCCTTAGCTCATTATAGAAACAGGCCTGACGACCTGCTTATACTTGGTGATGCACCGCATCACTCAGCTAGGGCTCTTTTATCCGGTTCCGGCAAAGTTTTGGCAGCTCTGCATGTTAACGAGGAGGGACGGATGAGCGACGAGCTTCTGGAACAAGTTTTGAAGGGTAAGCCTCCATCAGGCCACCTTATACCTTCATGTATTGTGAAGTACAATCCGCAGCACGTGGCTTTTTCCAAGCTTAGGGGTTTAAGGGTTGTCAGGGTAGCAGTTCACCCGGAACTTATGCGTAGGGGTTTAGGAAGCTTGGCCCTAAAAAGGCTTTGCGAAGAGGCTGAGCGGGAAGGTTTTGACTGGGTTGGCGCCAGTTTTGGAGCGAACGCAGAGCTTATAGATTTTTGGCTTAAAAACGGTTTTGTACCTGTTCACATAAGCCCCATGCGTAATGTGGCTTCTGGAGAGTTTAGCATAATAGTTGTTAAACCACTGAACATTAACGTACAAAACATAGTGAAGGAAATCCACAGAGAATTTAAGCTCAGACTTTTAGACGCTTTACCAGACACGTACTTTAACCTTGACCCCCAAGTGGCAGCGAGACTACTTAAGGGGCAAAATTGGGCAAGCCGTGAACCTTTTCAGCTTTCCAAATCCCAGCTGGGCAGGCTTCTTCAATACTCTGAGGGAAACCTTGCCTATGAGGGCGCATGCGACGCCGTAAAGCATCTTTTAAAGGTTCACTTTATGAGTTCCGGCGAGGCCAGATTGAATTTAGAAGTGGATGTTGAAGCTAAACTTGTGGCGAGATGTCTACAGGCTCGTTCATGGGGACATGTTACAAGAGCTTTTAAAACGACCTCCGCAAATCTTAAAGCTGAAGTGCGATCTTACATTGCAAAAATGATTGCCTTCTATAATATTTGA
- a CDS encoding formate--phosphoribosylaminoimidazolecarboxamide ligase → MITREEISQLIAKYDLKKLAVGTIGSHSALNIFKGAKEEGFKTVCICKESDTIVYKKFPLADELIIVNSFTELLDEKVQEKLRRLNTVIVPHGSFTAYLSTEELMNRFYVPMLGNRQLLEWEADREKQAEWLRRAGLKLPKTFRKSEEISSLAIAKLPGAKGGKGYFLVNSPENFQKRVKEMIRRGLLRKEDMDHIHLQEYVLGVNVYPHYFSSIIRDDVEFLGVDKRYESTVDAIGRVPAAEQLEIGLSPTYTIVGNIPITLRESLLPELLRMGDNVQKTAKELAPPGIIGPFCLETVVTDNLEIYTFEISARIVAGTNVGIGTSPYAYLKYGEKMYTGRRIALEIKEALKRGRIQDIVA, encoded by the coding sequence ATGATAACACGTGAAGAAATAAGCCAGCTAATAGCCAAATACGACTTGAAAAAGTTGGCGGTAGGCACTATAGGCTCTCATTCGGCGCTTAACATTTTCAAGGGCGCCAAAGAAGAGGGCTTCAAGACCGTCTGCATATGCAAAGAAAGTGACACAATCGTCTACAAAAAATTCCCCCTAGCAGACGAGCTCATAATAGTAAACAGTTTCACAGAGTTGTTAGACGAGAAAGTGCAGGAAAAACTTAGAAGACTTAATACGGTGATCGTGCCCCATGGCTCTTTTACCGCTTACCTAAGCACCGAGGAGCTTATGAACCGTTTTTATGTACCAATGCTTGGAAACCGACAGCTTCTCGAGTGGGAGGCAGACCGTGAAAAACAGGCAGAATGGCTTAGAAGAGCAGGACTTAAGCTTCCAAAAACTTTTAGAAAATCAGAAGAAATAAGCAGCTTGGCGATAGCCAAGCTTCCAGGAGCGAAAGGAGGGAAAGGCTATTTTCTAGTGAATTCTCCCGAAAACTTCCAAAAAAGGGTTAAGGAAATGATTCGCCGCGGCTTGCTCAGGAAAGAGGATATGGACCACATACACCTGCAAGAATACGTTTTAGGAGTGAACGTCTACCCTCACTACTTTTCATCCATAATCCGTGACGATGTGGAGTTTCTAGGCGTGGACAAACGCTACGAGTCAACTGTGGATGCAATTGGACGTGTACCCGCAGCCGAACAATTGGAAATAGGTTTAAGCCCCACTTACACTATTGTGGGAAATATTCCCATCACGCTCCGCGAGTCGTTGTTGCCTGAACTTTTAAGAATGGGCGATAATGTGCAGAAAACAGCCAAGGAGTTGGCTCCACCTGGCATAATTGGACCTTTCTGCTTAGAAACCGTCGTCACTGACAACTTGGAGATTTACACTTTTGAGATTTCAGCGCGTATAGTCGCTGGTACAAACGTGGGCATTGGCACTTCGCCATACGCTTACCTCAAATACGGCGAGAAAATGTATACTGGCAGGAGAATCGCCCTAGAAATAAAGGAAGCATTGAAAAGGGGGAGAATACAAGATATTGTCGCGTAA
- a CDS encoding 8-oxoguanine DNA glycosylase encodes MGKINLAPDQPFDLDLTLRCGQAFRWEKNGEWWYGIVTDKPFKVRQNGNMLEFENISSDFVEKYFGLRDDLPLILTQIAKDRHVEEVVKALKGLRILRQDPWECLISYICATYKSIPAIKQMLFNLSKKFGEKRVFENRVFYSFPTPQRLAKTSLRELACCGLGYRGKYVAETAKRIADGELHIEMLRAESFENARKALLTLPGVGPKVADCVLLFSLEKLEAFPVDVWIKRVIIKYYTNHFKNDFLRRISFKKSLTNAEYEKISFFGRKYFGSYAGYAQEYLFHFERIRAGKATA; translated from the coding sequence ATGGGAAAAATAAACTTGGCACCTGATCAGCCATTTGATTTAGATTTAACTCTCCGCTGTGGACAAGCCTTCCGGTGGGAAAAAAACGGTGAATGGTGGTATGGCATAGTCACTGACAAGCCTTTCAAGGTACGGCAGAACGGCAACATGCTAGAGTTTGAAAACATAAGCTCAGACTTTGTGGAGAAGTATTTTGGACTAAGAGACGACTTGCCCTTAATTCTCACGCAGATAGCGAAGGACAGACATGTAGAAGAGGTGGTTAAGGCCCTCAAAGGATTGAGAATTTTACGTCAGGACCCGTGGGAATGCCTCATATCCTATATTTGCGCTACGTACAAGAGCATACCCGCCATAAAACAGATGCTTTTTAATCTCTCTAAAAAGTTTGGAGAAAAAAGGGTTTTTGAAAATCGCGTTTTCTACAGTTTCCCAACGCCCCAAAGACTTGCAAAGACAAGCCTCCGAGAACTTGCCTGTTGTGGTTTAGGCTATAGAGGTAAATATGTGGCGGAGACAGCCAAGCGCATCGCAGATGGTGAGTTACACATCGAAATGTTGAGGGCGGAATCCTTTGAAAACGCTAGAAAAGCATTGCTCACCCTGCCAGGCGTCGGCCCAAAAGTAGCTGACTGTGTTTTGCTTTTCTCCCTTGAAAAACTTGAAGCCTTCCCAGTGGACGTATGGATTAAACGCGTAATCATAAAGTATTACACAAACCATTTCAAAAATGATTTTTTAAGGAGAATTTCGTTTAAAAAGTCGCTAACAAATGCGGAATATGAAAAAATCAGCTTTTTCGGGAGAAAGTATTTTGGAAGCTATGCTGGCTATGCCCAAGAATATCTATTCCACTTTGAAAGGATTAGAGCAGGAAAAGCTACAGCCTAA